AATATGTTGTAGATGTTGCTATAGAGGCAGCAGAACTAGGATTTCAAGAGATTCAATTCGATTATATCAGATTCCCTAATCATGGTGGCTTAAAGTACCCTCACAAGGAAGATTTTAAGGAGAACCACCTACAGGGAGACGAAGAATATAGTAGGTCATTGGTCATAAAGGCATTTACAGAGTATGCAGCAGCTAGATTGAAAGAGCACGAAGTAGATGTTACTGCAGATATTTTTGGGATGATTGGGCATACAAGTGGTGATATGGGAATTGGTCAACACTTAGAGACCCTAGTATCTGCAGAAGGGTTAGATGCTATTTATCCTATGGTTTATCCCTCACACTATCATCATAATAATTACGGATTAAGCCCTAATAATGCTTATCCTTATGAAACGGTTTATTATGCTTTAGAAGAGTTTCAAGAACGTTTAGACGAAGCAGGTAGCGATGTGGAAATTATACCGTGGCTGCAAGCTTTTTCTTGGGGAAAACCAGCTTATGGCCCTGAAGAAGTAAAGCTTCAAATAGAAGCGGGTCGCGATCTTGGGATAGATGGTTATATACTTTGGAATTCAGGGAACGTCTATGGTCCATACAAGGATGCTTTAAAGTAAAAAAGTCTTTGACTTTCATTTACCTTCGTGGTATACTCTTTATATAAAAGGTAAAAAAGTGGTTTGTGAAGTATCAGTTTGTAGTAGGTGGCTAATGAGCTGGGGTATGCTTATTCTAAGTAGACTATAGTTAGTTAGCTAAACAATCGAGCCAAGCTGTGAAAAACTTTCCAGGGGAAAAGTGGCTTTATCTTGGTTCTGTATGGGCCAAGATTAGACTATAAACTTAAGTTTATGGTCTGGGCTAGTCGAAAGACGAAATCCAAGCACTCTAGTCTCTCTACGAGACTAGAGTGCTTTTTTACACCCCTTTTTACCAAAAATTTATAGGAGGTTAGTTATAGGAATGAATTTTTTTAAGAAAAGCTTTGGATTACTTACTGTTTTACTGCTAACTATTGGTATGATCGGCTGTACTTCTAATGGAGGAACATATGATGAAGTAATGGAAAGAGGTTATATTGAATTTTCTATGAGTGGAGGATATCCACCGTTTAATTATTATAATGATGATGGTGATTTAGTAGGGTTTGATGTAGAGATTGCCGAGGAAGTGGCAAAAAGGATGGGTGTTGAATCGAAACCAGTAACAGCACCTTTTGATGGATTAGTTTTTGGTCTTCAAACAGGGGACTTTGATGGGATACTAGGAAGTATGGCTATCACAGAAGAAAGGAAGGAAAATGTTTCCTTTTCCAACCCTTACTATTATTCTGGTGCCCAAATATTTGTCGAAGAAAATTCTGATATAAATGGCATAGATGATTTGACAGATAGTCATCAAGTTGCAGTTGTGACAGGTACTACTTTCGAAGAAGCTGTGGCAGAAACAGGTGCTGAAATAGTGCCCCTAGAAGACGATGCTGAAACCCTCAGACAACTGGATTCTTCTGATGTTGACGCTGTAGTTACTGACTATCTTGTAGGGTTGATAAATATCGAAGAGCACGGATATAACTTTGTTCCTGCTGGTGATTTTTTATACACCGAAGAGATTGCAGTGGCTTTCCAGCAGGAAGATGTGGAA
This genomic interval from Proteinivorax tanatarense contains the following:
- a CDS encoding putative glycoside hydrolase, with product MKLIKVALIMLITVLILPACTDTDAPKEKLSNDKDSTVTSPADAKEDDNDKQDDKEEEPGEPKVVRPENLKGIYLTGNSVGHPTRFIDLIEFVNETELNTMVIDVKDDHGDISYKDTEVQLALDMDANKNKVSSMEEAMDKLVENEIYPLARVVVFKDNNLGESRPDLAIQDPNGGVWVESGSNVRWADPHSEEVWEYVVDVAIEAAELGFQEIQFDYIRFPNHGGLKYPHKEDFKENHLQGDEEYSRSLVIKAFTEYAAARLKEHEVDVTADIFGMIGHTSGDMGIGQHLETLVSAEGLDAIYPMVYPSHYHHNNYGLSPNNAYPYETVYYALEEFQERLDEAGSDVEIIPWLQAFSWGKPAYGPEEVKLQIEAGRDLGIDGYILWNSGNVYGPYKDALK
- a CDS encoding transporter substrate-binding domain-containing protein, giving the protein MNFFKKSFGLLTVLLLTIGMIGCTSNGGTYDEVMERGYIEFSMSGGYPPFNYYNDDGDLVGFDVEIAEEVAKRMGVESKPVTAPFDGLVFGLQTGDFDGILGSMAITEERKENVSFSNPYYYSGAQIFVEENSDINGIDDLTDSHQVAVVTGTTFEEAVAETGAEIVPLEDDAETLRQLDSSDVDAVVTDYLVGLINIEEHGYNFVPAGDFLYTEEIAVAFQQEDVELVEAVNQALEEMIEDGTYEEISYSYFGTDISEPR